In the Parashewanella tropica genome, TTCGATTTCGGCTAACGTTGGTGGAGTAAAACTTTCTTCTTCAGCTTGCGGTAACGATTGTGCTTGGGTACGTCCGAATAGGTTTTGCTTTTCAGACTCGACCTCTGTTACATCAGGGATTTTCCAGTGCGCGAATTCTTCGGCAATAGCATCGGAATTAGAGGAACTCATCACCGCCTCCACCGCCTAACATGATTTCGCCACTTTCACTTAAACGACGAGCAACACCCAAAATTTCTTTTTGAGCAAGTTCAACTTCACTCAGGCGAATTGGCCCCATGGCATCAAGATCGTCTTGCAGTAATTCAGCTGCACGTTTCGACATATTGCCAAGTAACTTGTCTTTCAATGAGTCATCAGCACCTTTCAATGCCTTCATCAGTACTTCTTGCGGCACTTCACGCAATAACGCTTGAATACCACGGTCGTCAATATCCAATAAGTTTTCGAACACAAACATGAGATCTTGAATTTGCTGCGCCATTTCTTCGTCAGACTCACGCATGGTTTCCATCAACTGTGATTCAATAGCAGTATCCAGATAGTTCATGATGTCCGCAGCGGCTTTCAAGCCACCCATTTTCGCTGCTTGTGCACCACCTTGACCTGCGAACTGTTTTTCCATGATGTCGTTAAGTTCTTGCAATGCCGCTGGCTGTACTTCTTCTAAATTCGCGATTCTCATTAACAAGTCAACACGGGTATTTTCAGGGAATTGTGCAAAAATTTCTGCGGCTTGATCAGGCTCAAGATAAGACAATACGATGGTTTGGATTTGCGGGTGCTCATTTTGAATAATAGTCGCCACTTGACGTGCGTCCATCCACTTCAAGGAATCTAAGCCTTTAGCACCGCTGCCCATAATGATTTGTTCAATGATATTGCCCGCTTTATCTTCACCCAAGGCGGCCGTTAACGCTTTACGAACAAAATCCTCACTGTTAAAACCAATAGCTGAGAACTGCTGGATATCATCTAAGAAATGTTTGTGGACACCAATGACTTTTTCTTGACCAAAATCTTGAGTTGACGCCATCGCCATACCCAGTTGTTGAACTTGCTTTGGCTCAAGGTGGCGCAAAATTGACGCCGCATCGGCTTCACTTAAACTCAGCAATAAAATAGCGGCTTTTTCAACGCCCGTTAATGTACTGACATCAAACGATGCCGCTTCAGTATTAGACGGGCTTTCAATAATATCAGGCATCTTCTTCTTGTAACCAACTCTTAATTACTTGGGTAGACAACTCAGGTTCATTGGCCACC is a window encoding:
- the fliG gene encoding flagellar motor switch protein FliG codes for the protein MPDIIESPSNTEAASFDVSTLTGVEKAAILLLSLSEADAASILRHLEPKQVQQLGMAMASTQDFGQEKVIGVHKHFLDDIQQFSAIGFNSEDFVRKALTAALGEDKAGNIIEQIIMGSGAKGLDSLKWMDARQVATIIQNEHPQIQTIVLSYLEPDQAAEIFAQFPENTRVDLLMRIANLEEVQPAALQELNDIMEKQFAGQGGAQAAKMGGLKAAADIMNYLDTAIESQLMETMRESDEEMAQQIQDLMFVFENLLDIDDRGIQALLREVPQEVLMKALKGADDSLKDKLLGNMSKRAAELLQDDLDAMGPIRLSEVELAQKEILGVARRLSESGEIMLGGGGGDEFL